A part of Prionailurus viverrinus isolate Anna chromosome E1, UM_Priviv_1.0, whole genome shotgun sequence genomic DNA contains:
- the ZNF624 gene encoding zinc finger protein 624 produces the protein MSLQDPTLGREGNTEEEIMAAVVFSVGPLNPEVSKPDEDLHLQAEEPELEKDSVTFKDVAIDFSLEEWRLMDLSQRNLHKDVMLENYRNLVSLGLAVSKPDMISHLEDGKGPRVVVREIARTPYPELETKPAAKNVVSTENTSEDVSQETIIDKLTENSLWNPRMGGLWKWNERILRLQNSQENHLSQRIVTHKKISTGQRGFRFGSILFPEAGVITEGPHGKCQTRENFTENLDLITDTHLGKKICKDTEGSKAVRPTSELTLGKKYNNKEKPYKCSTCEKSFRYRSLLIQHQRTHTKEKPYECNECGKMFSQPSYLSQHKKIHTGEKPYKCNECGKAFIASSSLMVHQRIHTKEKPYQCNVCGKSFSQCARLNQHQRIQTGEKPYKCSECGKAFSDKSKLARHQETHNGEKPYKCNDCGKAFRNKSYLSVHQKTHTEEKPYKCNECGKSFKNTTIFNVHQRIHTGEKPFRCNECGKAYRSNSSLIVHIRTHTGEKPYECNECGKAFNRIANFTEHQRIHTGEKPYKCNECGKAFINYSCLTVHHRMHTGEKPYKCNECGKAFMRSSSLIIHQRIHTEEKPYLCNECGESFRIKSHLTVHQRIHTGEKPYKCTDCERAFTKMVNLKEHQKIHTGVKPYKCYDCEKSFRTKSYLIVHQRTHTGEKPYKCNECEKAFTNTSQLTVHQRRHTGEKPYKCNECGKVFTSNSGFNTHQRTHTGEKPFKCNDCGKAFSQMVHVTEHQKIHSGEKPYKCDVCGKAFRRGSYLTVHWRTHTGEKPYTCKECGKGCITLSQLTLHQRIHTGERPYKCEECGKAFRTNSDFTVHLRMHTGEKPYKCHECGKAFRSSSSLTVHQRTHQRETQLI, from the exons ATGTCTTTGCAGGACCCCACTCTCggcagagaggggaacacagaggaagagaTTATGGCTGCTGTGGTTTTTTCTGTTGGACCTCTG AATCCTGAAGTTTCCAAGCCAGATGAAGACCTTCACCTTCAGGCTGAAGAACCAGAATTGGAAAAG gatTCTGTGACATTTAAAGATGTGGCTATAGACTTCTCATTAGAAGAGTGGAGGTTGATGGACCTTTCCCAGAGGAACCTGCACAAGGACGTGATGCTAGAGAATTACAGGAATCTTGTCTCCCTGG GGCTTGCAGTTTCCAAACCAGACATGATATCTCACCTGGAGGATGGCAAAGGACCGCGGGTGGTAGTGAGGGAAATTGCAAGAACCCCCTATCCAG agctGGAGACcaaacctgcagccaagaatgtTGTATCAACAGAAAATACTTCTGAAGATGTATCACAAGAGACCATAATAGATAAACTCACAGAGAACAGTCTGTGGAACCCCAGAATGGGAGGATTATGGAAATGGAATGAAAGGATACTGAGATTGCAAAATAGTCAGGAAAATCATTTGAGTCAAAGAATAGTTACTCACAAGAAAATTTCCACTGGTCAAAGAGGATTTAGATTTGGATCTATTCTTTTTCCAGAAGCGGGAGTTATCACAGAAGGGCCCCACGGCAAATGCCAAACACGTGAAAATTTCACTGAGAATTTAGATTTGATTACAGATACCCATCTAGGAAAGAAAATCTGCAAGGATACAGAAGGCAGCAAAGCTGTAAGGCCTACTTCAGAACttactttaggaaaaaaatacaataataaagaaaaacccTATAAATGTAGTACCTGTGAAAAGTCCTTTCGTTACAGGTCATTACTGATTCAACATCAGAGAACGCACACTAAAgaaaaaccttatgaatgtaatgaatgtgggaaaatgTTCAGCCAGCCTTCATATCTCagtcaacataaaaaaattcatactggagaaaaacccTACAAGTGTAACGAATGTGGAAAGGCCTTCATTGCTTCTTCATCACTTATGgtacatcagagaattcatactaaGGAGAAACCTTATCAGTGCAATGTCTGTGGAAAATCTTTTAGCCAGTGTGCTCGCCTTAATCAACACCAGAGAATTCAAACCGGAGAGAAGCCCTATAAAtgtagtgaatgtgggaaagctttcagtgATAAATCAAAACTCGCAAGACATCAGGAGACTCACAATGGAGAGAAACCCTACAAATGCAATGattgtgggaaagcctttaggAATAAGTCCTATCTTAGTGTACATCAGAAGACCCATACTGAAGAGAAACCATATAAatgcaatgaatgtgggaaatctttcaAGAATACcacaatttttaatgttcatcagagaattcatactggagagaaaccctttagatgtaatgaatgtgggaaagcctatAGAAGTAATTCAAGCCTTATTGTACATATAAGAACTCATACTGGGgaaaaaccttatgaatgtaatgaatgtgggaaagcatTCAATCGTATAGCAAATTTCACAGAACATCAAAGAATTCATACAGGAGAAAAACCCTATAAATGCAACGAATGTGGAAAAGCATTCATTAATTATTCATGCCTTACCGTACACCACAGAATgcatacaggagagaaaccttataaatgtaatgaatgtggaaagGCCTTCATGCGTTCTTCATCCCTAATTATACATCAGCGGATTCATACTGAAGAAAAACCTTATCTATGTAATGAATGTGGGGAGTCTTTCAGAATAAAATCACACTTAACTGTGCATCAGAggattcatactggagagaaaccgtATAAATGTACTGACTGTGAGAGGGCATTTACCAAAATGGTAAATCTCAAGGAGCATCAGAAAATCCATACTGGAGTGAAACCTTATAAATGCTATGATTGTGAGAAATCTTTCAGGACTAAGTCCTACCTTATCGTACATCAAAGGACCCATACTGGGGAAAAACcatataaatgtaatgaatgtgaaAAGGCTTTCACTAACACATCGCAACTTACCGTACATCAAAGAAGGCATACTGGAGAAAAACCCTATAAATGTAATGAGTGTGGGAAGGTTTTCACAAGTAACTCAGGCTTTAATACCCATCAGAGAAcacatactggagagaaaccatttAAATGTAATGACTGTGGGAAAGCATTTAGCCAGATGGTACACGTCACAGAACATCAGAAAATCCATAgtggagagaaaccctataaatgtGATGTCTGTGGAAAAGCCTTCAGGAGGGGTTCCTACCTTACAGTGCATTGGAGAACACATACTGGAGAAAAACCCTATACatgtaaggaatgtggaaaaGGTTGTATCACTCTATCACAGCTAACTcttcatcagagaattcatactggggAAAGGCCCTACAAATGTgaagaatgtggaaaagccttcagaACCAACTCAGATTTTACTGTACATTTGAGGATGCATACTGGAGAAAAACCCTATAAATGTCacgaatgtggaaaagcctttaggAGTAGCTCAAGCCTTACTGTACATCAAAGAACCCATCAGAGAGAAACTCAATTAATATAA